One genomic segment of Vulgatibacter sp. includes these proteins:
- a CDS encoding response regulator codes for MNAERELHILLVEDDEVDVLNVKRAFDRNRICNPLYVAGNGLEALEMLRSGAVPAGRRLILLDLNMPKMNGLEFLKALRADPDLQATSVVVLTTSNDERDRVEAWNLNVSGYLLKPVTFSNFVELTATLNKYWTLVEFP; via the coding sequence GTGAACGCCGAGCGAGAGCTGCACATCCTGCTGGTCGAGGACGACGAGGTCGACGTTCTCAACGTGAAGCGGGCCTTCGACCGGAACCGGATCTGCAACCCGCTCTACGTGGCGGGCAACGGGCTCGAGGCCCTGGAGATGCTCCGCAGCGGCGCCGTTCCTGCGGGCAGGCGGCTCATCCTCCTCGATCTCAACATGCCGAAGATGAACGGCCTCGAGTTTCTCAAGGCGCTGCGCGCCGATCCCGATCTCCAGGCGACCTCGGTGGTGGTGCTCACCACCTCGAACGACGAGCGGGACCGGGTCGAGGCCTGGAATCTCAACGTCTCGGGCTACCTGCTCAAGCCGGTCACGTTCTCGAACTTCGTCGAGCTCACCGCGACGCTCAACAAATACTGGACCCTGGTCGAGTTTCCCTAG
- a CDS encoding choice-of-anchor D domain-containing protein, which yields MRRTLAGLATGLALTLIAGCSCGGADVVRDLDGHLVVEGGEADPQHAAGLLFDFGSLPVGGTERRTFTVRNRSNEEVALEPLAPGAPFSSSIAAGAVLPPRGAIEVELTFAPTESSTSEVLVQLGSRLGDHPIRLVGEGLAARFRCAPGALDFRAVVLGTSRTETIRCANETAHEATLLVPAVEGTNAAAFRFADHAPGDRVPIAAGESRELPVVFTPAAAEMHVGSFRLATEGGDKLPEIRLIGWGQPGALLVFPAAGCLFQRPTPLGASDVVPIIVVNPSTEQRSVTAIELPEGYELASFLPAFVPPDDLEDLVLTSVAQVAVRFTPAAVGPHEGTIRLHTDDPALPVVELCAGGSGGGPELHCEEERIDFGAVAVEVPVTRTLTCENRGAGSPEDDATRLDVHSIGTNSPAFYASLRDPTKRSFALGERFLVDVTAEPAAEGEHYGTVLFLTSDARSIDERIVLTADAVALPPCDYVLEPASLDFGVVEPGTSESRSLLVRNRGSDACLVHDVRIAPGSHPGFAVDAPAERRIEPGADLQLQVRFTSAGPVPAATGTLALQISEPDEPLVEVPLAATAESRCLELSAASLDFGVAAPGCALERSVLLLNRCALPVEIDGLDLEGSAAFSFAGPVAIPAGEGRRVDLRFAPAVTGITTGSLAIRADGQTPYRLPLAGEGGPDQHVDRWAPFEREPLDLLWVVDDRAGVEGLRAAAAAGVADFATALAGFDLQVGVTSICPDVDGRLLPLGAADRVLDGTGLEALGPRLAAGSCTAGAQGRSAAFRAITPPLRSAVDDPIHPEPADGNAGFFRPAAHLGVLFLADGPDGNGPDAARFTAVKPGAIGAHGLFGCGGGAGFEAWVQATGGLATDACAGGGIGAVAAGLVDRIGHLPLGATPADRDGDGVLSPLELAVIVDGTQLQAGWRYDEATGAIHFAPGAVPPDDAAIEVRYWPRCD from the coding sequence ATGCGGCGTACTCTCGCCGGCCTGGCGACAGGCCTTGCCCTCACGTTGATCGCGGGTTGCTCCTGCGGCGGCGCCGACGTCGTGCGCGACCTCGACGGCCACCTGGTGGTCGAGGGCGGCGAAGCCGATCCGCAGCACGCCGCCGGGCTCCTCTTCGACTTCGGCAGCCTTCCCGTCGGCGGCACGGAGCGCCGCACCTTCACCGTGCGCAACCGGAGCAACGAGGAGGTGGCCCTGGAACCCCTCGCGCCCGGCGCTCCCTTCTCCTCGAGCATCGCCGCGGGCGCCGTCCTGCCGCCGCGGGGGGCGATCGAGGTGGAGCTCACCTTCGCGCCGACGGAAAGCTCGACGAGCGAGGTGCTGGTGCAGCTCGGCTCGCGCCTGGGCGATCACCCGATCCGGCTCGTGGGTGAAGGGCTGGCGGCCCGGTTCCGCTGCGCCCCGGGTGCCCTCGACTTCCGCGCGGTCGTTCTCGGCACGTCGCGGACCGAGACCATCCGCTGCGCCAACGAGACGGCGCACGAGGCCACGCTGCTCGTCCCCGCCGTCGAGGGGACCAACGCGGCCGCCTTCCGCTTCGCCGATCACGCCCCCGGGGATCGCGTGCCCATCGCGGCGGGAGAGAGCCGCGAGCTGCCGGTGGTCTTCACGCCGGCTGCTGCGGAGATGCACGTGGGCTCCTTCCGCCTGGCGACCGAGGGCGGCGACAAGCTCCCCGAGATCCGGCTGATCGGCTGGGGGCAGCCGGGGGCGCTCCTCGTCTTCCCGGCGGCTGGCTGCCTCTTCCAGCGCCCGACGCCACTCGGAGCGAGCGACGTCGTCCCGATCATCGTGGTGAACCCGAGCACGGAGCAGCGGTCCGTCACCGCGATCGAGCTGCCGGAAGGCTACGAACTCGCCTCCTTTCTGCCCGCCTTCGTGCCACCCGACGACCTGGAGGATCTGGTCCTGACCTCCGTTGCGCAGGTCGCCGTCCGCTTCACGCCCGCCGCCGTCGGCCCGCACGAAGGCACCATCCGGCTCCATACCGACGACCCCGCGCTCCCGGTTGTGGAGCTCTGCGCCGGCGGCTCCGGCGGCGGGCCCGAGCTCCATTGCGAGGAGGAGCGAATCGACTTCGGCGCCGTCGCCGTCGAGGTCCCCGTCACCCGCACGCTCACCTGCGAGAACCGCGGCGCCGGCTCGCCGGAGGACGACGCCACCAGGCTCGACGTCCACTCGATCGGGACCAACTCGCCGGCCTTCTACGCTTCGCTCCGCGATCCGACGAAGCGCTCCTTCGCCCTGGGCGAGCGCTTCCTCGTCGACGTCACCGCCGAGCCCGCAGCCGAGGGCGAGCACTACGGCACGGTCCTCTTCCTCACCTCGGACGCCCGCTCGATCGACGAGCGGATCGTGCTCACCGCAGACGCCGTCGCGCTGCCGCCCTGCGACTACGTGCTCGAGCCCGCCTCCCTCGACTTCGGCGTGGTGGAGCCCGGGACCAGCGAGAGCCGCTCCCTCCTCGTCCGGAACCGCGGCAGCGACGCCTGCCTCGTCCACGACGTGCGGATCGCCCCGGGGAGCCACCCGGGCTTCGCGGTCGACGCGCCAGCGGAGAGGCGTATCGAGCCCGGCGCGGATCTCCAGCTCCAGGTGCGTTTCACCTCGGCGGGCCCCGTGCCTGCCGCGACGGGAACGCTGGCGCTGCAGATCTCGGAGCCGGACGAGCCGCTGGTGGAGGTCCCCCTCGCCGCCACCGCGGAGAGCCGCTGCCTCGAGCTTTCCGCTGCATCCCTCGACTTCGGCGTGGCAGCGCCTGGCTGCGCGCTGGAGCGATCGGTGCTGCTCCTCAACCGCTGCGCCCTGCCGGTGGAGATTGACGGCCTCGACCTCGAGGGCAGCGCCGCCTTCTCGTTCGCCGGGCCGGTGGCCATCCCCGCAGGCGAGGGGCGCCGGGTGGATCTGCGCTTCGCACCGGCGGTGACGGGGATCACCACCGGCTCCCTCGCGATCCGGGCGGACGGCCAGACGCCCTACCGGCTTCCGCTGGCGGGGGAGGGCGGCCCCGACCAGCACGTCGACCGCTGGGCGCCCTTCGAGCGCGAGCCCCTTGACCTCCTCTGGGTGGTCGACGATCGCGCCGGCGTCGAGGGTCTGCGCGCCGCTGCCGCAGCAGGCGTCGCGGACTTTGCCACCGCCCTCGCCGGCTTCGATCTCCAGGTGGGCGTGACCTCGATCTGCCCTGACGTCGACGGCAGGCTGCTGCCCCTGGGCGCCGCCGACCGTGTCCTCGACGGCACGGGGCTGGAGGCCCTCGGGCCCCGCCTCGCAGCAGGGAGCTGCACGGCAGGAGCGCAGGGGCGCAGCGCCGCCTTCCGGGCGATCACGCCGCCGCTTCGCAGCGCGGTGGACGATCCGATCCACCCCGAGCCCGCCGACGGCAACGCCGGCTTCTTCCGCCCGGCGGCCCATCTCGGCGTGCTCTTCCTCGCCGACGGCCCCGACGGCAATGGCCCCGATGCAGCGAGGTTCACCGCGGTGAAGCCCGGCGCGATCGGCGCGCACGGCCTCTTCGGCTGCGGCGGCGGGGCGGGCTTCGAGGCGTGGGTGCAGGCAACCGGCGGCCTCGCGACGGACGCCTGCGCCGGCGGAGGGATCGGCGCCGTGGCGGCAGGCCTCGTCGATCGGATCGGCCACCTGCCGCTCGGCGCCACCCCGGCGGATCGGGACGGCGACGGCGTGCTCTCCCCGCTCGAGCTCGCGGTGATCGTGGACGGGACGCAGCTGCAGGCGGGTTGGCGCTACGACGAGGCCACCGGCGCGATCCACTTCGCCCCAGGCGCCGTCCCGCCGGACGACGCGGCGATCGAAGTGCGCTACTGGCCGCGCTGCGACTGA
- a CDS encoding ABC transporter ATP-binding protein — translation MLAIEAAGLRKTYAGLRGGHEALRGLDLAVEQGTAFGLIGLNGAGKTTFIKLLLGVVRPTAGSVRVLGGSPDDVAVRRRIGYLPERLHLPAHLGAAGFLASVARLKGLGGASPEIGRQLRRVGLEESATRRIGGFSKGMRQRLGLAAALLGAPDLLVLDEPTDGVDPLGRAEVRRLLTEERARGATLFLNSHLLAETERVCDRIGILAGGVLVKQGSLASLCGSGTRHRIRFAPGADPAALQALGFTPGDSPGVWLCEAGDPTSLDAHLQAARATGALLVELQQEFKDLEAVLAEAVGAAA, via the coding sequence GTGCTGGCCATCGAAGCAGCGGGACTTCGCAAGACCTATGCCGGACTGCGCGGAGGCCACGAGGCCCTGCGCGGTCTCGATCTCGCCGTCGAGCAGGGGACCGCCTTCGGTCTCATCGGGCTCAACGGCGCCGGAAAGACCACCTTCATCAAGCTCCTCCTCGGCGTGGTGCGACCCACCGCAGGCAGCGTGCGGGTGCTGGGCGGAAGCCCCGACGACGTGGCGGTGCGCCGCCGCATCGGCTATCTGCCGGAGCGGCTCCACCTCCCCGCCCACCTCGGCGCCGCCGGCTTCCTCGCCTCGGTGGCCCGCCTCAAGGGGCTCGGCGGCGCGAGCCCCGAGATCGGCAGGCAGCTCCGCCGCGTCGGCCTCGAGGAGAGCGCCACGCGGCGGATCGGCGGCTTCTCCAAAGGGATGCGCCAGCGCCTTGGTCTCGCCGCTGCGCTCCTCGGAGCCCCCGATCTGCTCGTGCTCGACGAGCCCACCGACGGCGTCGATCCCCTCGGCCGCGCCGAGGTGCGGCGGCTCCTCACCGAGGAGCGGGCCCGCGGCGCCACCCTCTTCCTCAACTCGCATCTCCTCGCGGAGACCGAGCGGGTCTGCGATCGGATCGGCATCCTCGCGGGCGGCGTGCTGGTGAAGCAGGGCAGCCTCGCCTCCCTGTGCGGCAGCGGCACCCGCCACCGGATCCGCTTCGCGCCCGGCGCCGATCCGGCGGCGCTGCAGGCGCTCGGCTTCACACCGGGTGATTCACCCGGTGTATGGCTCTGCGAGGCGGGCGATCCCACCTCCCTCGACGCGCACCTCCAGGCGGCCCGCGCCACCGGGGCGCTGCTGGTGGAGCTGCAGCAGGAGTTCAAGGATCTCGAGGCGGTCCTCGCCGAGGCAGTGGGAGCCGCAGCATGA
- a CDS encoding cystathionine gamma-synthase produces MAFKGDGKHRFDTLAIHAGQEPDPTTGAIMTPVYLTSTYVQSGPGEHKGFEYSRSHNPTRYALQDCLAALEGGKYGAAFASGLAANDCILHMLSAGDHVVCSDDLYGGSFRIFDKVFKQMGIEFTYVDMTRAENVREAIRPGQTKLVWIETPTNPMLKLADLSAIAAICKQAGVLSVADNTFMSPYFQRPLEHGIDVVVHSMTKYINGHSDVVGGAIVTSHEAFAEGMYFRQNAIGGVLGPFDSFLVLRGLKTLGVRMERHAKNAATIAEFLQGHEKIEKVTWPGLASHPQHELAKRQMKGFGGMMTFVIKGGLPAADRFLRKVKVFALAESLGGVESLIEHPAIMTHASVPKETREKLGISDGLIRLSVGIEDAQDLVDDLRQALAEA; encoded by the coding sequence ATGGCTTTCAAGGGCGACGGCAAGCACCGCTTCGACACGCTGGCGATCCACGCCGGCCAGGAGCCCGATCCCACCACCGGCGCGATCATGACGCCGGTCTACCTTACGTCCACTTACGTACAGAGCGGCCCCGGCGAACACAAGGGCTTCGAGTACAGCCGCTCGCACAATCCCACGCGCTACGCGCTGCAGGATTGCCTCGCCGCCCTCGAGGGCGGCAAATACGGCGCCGCCTTCGCCTCGGGCCTGGCCGCCAACGACTGCATCCTCCACATGCTCTCGGCAGGCGACCACGTGGTCTGCTCCGACGACCTCTACGGCGGGTCCTTCCGGATCTTCGACAAGGTCTTCAAGCAGATGGGGATCGAGTTCACCTACGTGGACATGACCCGCGCCGAGAACGTGCGCGAGGCGATCCGCCCGGGCCAGACGAAGCTGGTGTGGATCGAGACCCCCACCAACCCGATGCTCAAGCTCGCGGATCTCTCGGCGATCGCCGCGATCTGCAAGCAGGCCGGCGTCCTCTCGGTGGCGGACAACACCTTCATGTCGCCCTACTTCCAGCGGCCGCTGGAGCACGGCATCGACGTGGTGGTCCACTCGATGACCAAGTACATCAACGGCCACTCGGACGTGGTCGGCGGCGCGATCGTCACCAGCCACGAGGCGTTCGCCGAGGGGATGTACTTCCGGCAGAACGCCATCGGCGGCGTCCTCGGGCCCTTCGACTCCTTCCTGGTGCTGCGCGGCCTGAAGACGCTGGGCGTGCGCATGGAGCGCCACGCGAAGAACGCGGCGACCATCGCCGAGTTCCTCCAGGGCCACGAGAAGATCGAGAAGGTCACCTGGCCCGGCCTCGCCTCCCACCCGCAGCACGAGCTCGCGAAGCGCCAGATGAAGGGCTTCGGCGGGATGATGACCTTCGTGATCAAGGGCGGCCTGCCCGCCGCCGATCGCTTCCTGCGCAAGGTGAAGGTCTTCGCGCTGGCCGAGAGCCTCGGCGGCGTGGAGAGCCTGATCGAGCACCCTGCGATCATGACCCACGCCTCGGTTCCCAAAGAGACCCGGGAGAAGCTCGGGATCTCCGACGGCCTGATCCGCCTGTCGGTGGGCATCGAGGATGCACAGGACCTGGTCGACGATCTGCGCCAGGCCCTCGCGGAGGCGTGA
- a CDS encoding PAS domain-containing protein — MKQESDLGLLASAMSEPNAWGPPLEPSYRWVAEAIPHLVWSTRPDGHCDYLNARFYEFTGLQAEEALGEGWQQALHPDDLPRNWERFRSSAATGQPFEIEYRFRRHDGAYRWFLGRALPVLDESGSIVRWFGTCTDIHEHRRAQDLLELKARAGRELDSSLDYETTLRSVARMMVPAWADWCAVDLLEGGAIRRMQVAHGDPALERYAFEIQERYPPRIEDAHGLGKVLRTGEPDFMREIPDELLVQVARDPEHLAIVRSLGLRSFISVPIEARGRILGALSFVFAESGRLYEETDVEPLAELARRAGMAIENASLHTSLRRSEERFRQLVQNTTEIVWTTEPDGSFRGEQPGWWAYTGQTQSQYEGEGWQDAVHPEDREATLAAWRQALALRSVYAVEHRLRRHDGIYRWFAARASPVLEPDGTLREWVGTHTDITAAKEGEREREALIGALARSNRDLDQFAYVASHDLKAPLRGIAHLSQWIEEDLGEAATETVHEHLRLLRKRAHRMEGLIEGILSYSRAGRKAGKVETVDVGRLLGEVVDMLAVPEGARIDLGAALPVLRTERTQLSQVFLNLIGNALKHGAAAAPVVRIEARPSGDSWYEFSVSDNGAGIDPAFHQRIWGIFQTLEARDKVEGTGIGLAVVKKIVESRGGRAWVESAAGAGATFRFLWPRSEEAEQ, encoded by the coding sequence ATGAAGCAGGAGAGCGACCTGGGGCTGCTCGCCTCGGCGATGTCGGAGCCAAACGCCTGGGGCCCGCCCCTCGAGCCCTCCTATCGCTGGGTGGCGGAGGCGATCCCGCATCTGGTCTGGAGCACCAGGCCCGACGGCCACTGCGACTATCTCAACGCGCGTTTCTACGAGTTCACCGGCCTGCAGGCCGAGGAGGCCCTCGGCGAGGGCTGGCAGCAGGCGCTCCACCCGGACGATCTGCCGCGCAACTGGGAGCGTTTCCGCTCCTCTGCAGCCACCGGGCAGCCCTTCGAGATCGAATACCGGTTCCGGCGCCACGACGGCGCCTACCGCTGGTTCCTGGGGCGGGCGCTTCCGGTCCTCGACGAGAGCGGCTCGATCGTCCGTTGGTTCGGCACCTGCACGGACATCCACGAACACCGGCGGGCGCAGGACCTCCTCGAACTCAAGGCCCGGGCCGGTCGTGAGCTCGACTCCTCCCTCGACTACGAGACCACGCTCCGGAGCGTGGCGCGGATGATGGTGCCGGCCTGGGCCGATTGGTGCGCCGTCGATCTGCTCGAGGGCGGCGCGATCCGCAGGATGCAGGTGGCCCATGGCGATCCGGCCCTCGAGCGCTACGCCTTCGAGATCCAGGAGCGCTACCCGCCGCGCATCGAGGACGCCCACGGCCTCGGCAAGGTGCTCCGCACCGGCGAGCCGGATTTCATGCGCGAGATCCCCGACGAACTCCTCGTCCAGGTCGCCCGGGATCCCGAGCACCTCGCCATCGTCCGGTCGCTCGGGCTGCGCTCCTTCATCTCCGTGCCGATCGAAGCGCGGGGCAGGATCCTCGGCGCCCTCTCCTTCGTCTTCGCCGAGTCCGGCAGGCTCTACGAGGAGACGGACGTGGAGCCGCTGGCGGAGCTCGCCAGGCGCGCGGGCATGGCGATCGAGAACGCCAGCCTCCACACCTCGCTGCGGCGGAGCGAGGAGCGCTTCCGCCAGCTGGTCCAGAACACCACCGAGATCGTCTGGACCACCGAGCCCGACGGCAGCTTCCGCGGCGAGCAGCCGGGCTGGTGGGCCTACACCGGCCAGACGCAGTCGCAATACGAGGGCGAGGGCTGGCAGGACGCCGTGCACCCGGAGGACCGGGAGGCGACGCTGGCAGCCTGGCGGCAGGCGCTCGCCCTCCGCAGCGTCTATGCGGTGGAGCACCGGCTGCGCCGCCACGACGGCATCTACCGCTGGTTCGCGGCGCGGGCCTCGCCGGTCCTCGAGCCCGATGGCACCCTACGCGAGTGGGTCGGCACCCACACCGACATCACCGCAGCCAAGGAGGGCGAGCGGGAGCGCGAGGCGCTGATCGGCGCGCTCGCCCGCAGCAACCGCGACCTCGATCAGTTCGCCTACGTGGCCTCGCACGATCTCAAGGCGCCGCTGCGCGGCATCGCCCATCTCTCCCAATGGATCGAGGAGGACCTCGGCGAGGCAGCCACCGAGACGGTGCACGAGCACCTGCGGCTGCTGCGCAAGCGCGCCCACCGCATGGAGGGGCTGATCGAGGGGATCCTCAGCTACTCCCGGGCAGGCCGGAAGGCGGGGAAGGTGGAGACCGTCGACGTCGGCCGCCTCCTCGGCGAGGTGGTCGACATGCTCGCGGTGCCGGAAGGGGCGCGCATCGATCTCGGCGCAGCGCTGCCGGTCCTCCGCACCGAGCGCACGCAGCTCAGCCAGGTCTTCCTCAACCTGATCGGCAACGCGCTCAAGCACGGCGCCGCAGCGGCGCCGGTGGTCCGGATCGAGGCCCGGCCCAGCGGCGATTCGTGGTACGAGTTCAGCGTCTCCGACAACGGCGCCGGGATCGATCCCGCCTTCCACCAGCGGATCTGGGGGATCTTCCAGACCCTCGAGGCTCGCGACAAGGTCGAGGGCACCGGAATCGGCCTGGCGGTGGTGAAGAAAATCGTCGAGTCCCGCGGGGGACGGGCGTGGGTGGAATCGGCGGCGGGTGCGGGCGCGACGTTCCGCTTCCTCTGGCCCCGGAGCGAGGAAGCGGAACAGTGA
- a CDS encoding sensor histidine kinase gives MARLRLLLVDDDEVDRLAVRRALRAASIDADVHEVTSAEAALEILAAEPFDCLLLDLFLPGRDGRALLGEVKRRGIGLPVVMLTGQGDEELAVELLRAGAADYLSKAALGPERLAQSVRYATELGRARLQAEAAEAARDRHVRQLQQLAGAAASIHGSLSVDDVLEAVARHTREIIGCADARAELGGKAGGDLHVPLVGRGGNELGQLVLRGAHFSPSDTAIASQLAQLAAVAIENARLHEVSQAAVHARDEMVAVVSHDLRNPLNVVSMCTEAALRRFCKDEAAVRLMDRIRRAGDQMSRLIADLLDLTRIQAGKFAVSPEMQSLAPIAEELQESWVPLAEREGRSLELSIDELPPLSFDRDRLLQVLSNLLGNALKFTQPGGRIGVAASREGDAVRFLVEDDGPGIEAALLPVLFTRHMQARETAHLGAGLGLYIARAIVEAHGGAIGVESEVGEGTRFWFTIPVEGPKDEAGCVPASPSGTGTGGPR, from the coding sequence GTGGCTCGCCTCCGCCTCCTGCTCGTCGACGACGACGAGGTCGATCGCCTCGCGGTCCGGCGTGCGCTCCGCGCCGCATCGATCGACGCCGACGTACACGAAGTCACTTCGGCAGAGGCGGCGCTCGAGATCCTGGCTGCCGAGCCTTTCGACTGCCTGCTGCTCGATCTCTTCCTCCCGGGCCGCGACGGACGCGCGCTCCTCGGCGAGGTGAAGCGCCGGGGCATCGGCCTGCCGGTGGTGATGCTCACCGGCCAGGGCGACGAGGAGCTGGCGGTGGAGCTCCTCCGCGCCGGCGCCGCGGACTATCTCTCCAAGGCAGCCCTCGGCCCCGAGCGCCTCGCCCAGAGCGTCCGCTACGCCACCGAGCTCGGCAGGGCGCGCCTGCAGGCGGAGGCAGCCGAGGCGGCGCGGGATCGCCACGTCCGGCAGCTGCAGCAGCTCGCAGGCGCAGCCGCCTCGATCCACGGCTCGCTCTCCGTCGACGATGTCCTCGAGGCGGTGGCCCGCCACACCCGGGAGATCATCGGCTGCGCCGACGCCAGGGCGGAGCTCGGCGGCAAGGCCGGCGGCGATCTGCACGTGCCGTTGGTGGGGCGCGGCGGCAACGAGCTGGGGCAGCTGGTGCTGCGCGGCGCCCACTTCTCCCCCAGCGACACCGCCATCGCCTCGCAGCTGGCGCAGCTCGCCGCGGTGGCGATCGAGAACGCGCGACTCCACGAGGTCTCGCAGGCTGCGGTCCACGCCCGCGACGAGATGGTGGCGGTGGTCTCCCACGATCTCCGCAACCCCTTGAACGTCGTGAGCATGTGCACCGAGGCGGCGCTGCGGCGCTTCTGCAAGGACGAGGCAGCGGTCCGCCTCATGGACCGGATCCGCCGTGCGGGCGATCAGATGAGCCGGCTCATCGCCGATCTCCTCGACCTGACCCGGATCCAGGCGGGGAAGTTCGCCGTCTCACCCGAGATGCAATCCCTCGCCCCCATCGCCGAGGAGCTCCAGGAGTCCTGGGTGCCGCTTGCGGAGCGGGAGGGTCGCTCCCTCGAGCTCTCCATCGACGAGCTGCCGCCGCTCTCCTTCGATCGCGACCGGCTCCTCCAGGTGCTCTCCAACCTGCTGGGCAACGCCCTCAAATTCACGCAGCCGGGCGGCCGCATCGGTGTCGCAGCCAGCCGCGAAGGCGACGCGGTCCGCTTCCTGGTCGAGGACGACGGCCCCGGCATCGAGGCCGCCCTGCTCCCGGTCCTCTTCACCCGACACATGCAGGCCCGGGAAACCGCCCACCTCGGCGCAGGCCTCGGCCTCTACATCGCCCGGGCGATCGTCGAGGCCCACGGCGGCGCCATCGGGGTGGAGAGCGAGGTCGGCGAGGGGACCCGCTTCTGGTTCACCATCCCGGTCGAAGGCCCGAAGGACGAGGCGGGTTGCGTCCCTGCCTCGCCCTCTGGTACCGGGACCGGCGGGCCGCGCTGA